A region of Oryctolagus cuniculus chromosome 3, mOryCun1.1, whole genome shotgun sequence DNA encodes the following proteins:
- the OTOS gene encoding otospiralin isoform X1 translates to MGNSESPSPRWARVGTRDEAGDFGPRFRERGASQRARRPPPPPVGTKRAARAPATRFRPGPQPCIKSSLRAGGHPIRAADGQAGSRAAPERCTGSPPGKMWSCLVPGLALCLLLGPLAGARPLQEQEDPYAEPPAMPYWPFSTSDFWNYVQQLQALGAYPQLEDLARTFFAHFPLGTTLGFHVPYQED, encoded by the exons ATGGGCAACAGCGAGTCCCCATCACCACGCTGGGCACGTGTGGGGACGCGAGATGAGGCCGGGGACTTTGGGCCCCGATTCAGAGAACGCGGGG cttcccaAAGGGCACGgaggccgcccccgcccccggtgGGCACGAAGCGAGCGGCCCGGGCTCCAGCCACGCGCTTCCGTCCTGGTCCCCAGCCCTGTATAAAGAGCAGCCTGCGCGCGGGCGGCCACCCCATCCGGGCCGCGGACGGGCAGGCGGGCAGCAGGGCGGCCCCTGAGAG GTGCACCGGATCACCACCTGGGAAGATGTGGTCCTGCCTGGTGCCTGGGCtggccctctgcctcctgctgggaCCCCTGGCAG gGGCCAGGCcgctgcaggagcaggaag ACCCCTACGCAGAGCCGCCGGCCATGCCCTACTGGCCGTTCTCCACGTCGGACTTCTGGAACTACgtgcagcagctgcaggccctgggcgCCTACCCCCAGCTCGAGGACCTGGCGCGCACCTTCTTCGCACACTTCCCCCTGGGCACCACCCTGGGCTTCCACGTCCCCTACCAGGAGGACTGA
- the OTOS gene encoding otospiralin isoform X2 — MWSCLVPGLALCLLLGPLAGARPLQEQEDPYAEPPAMPYWPFSTSDFWNYVQQLQALGAYPQLEDLARTFFAHFPLGTTLGFHVPYQED, encoded by the exons ATGTGGTCCTGCCTGGTGCCTGGGCtggccctctgcctcctgctgggaCCCCTGGCAG gGGCCAGGCcgctgcaggagcaggaag ACCCCTACGCAGAGCCGCCGGCCATGCCCTACTGGCCGTTCTCCACGTCGGACTTCTGGAACTACgtgcagcagctgcaggccctgggcgCCTACCCCCAGCTCGAGGACCTGGCGCGCACCTTCTTCGCACACTTCCCCCTGGGCACCACCCTGGGCTTCCACGTCCCCTACCAGGAGGACTGA